In Sedimentibacter sp. MB31-C6, one genomic interval encodes:
- a CDS encoding formate--tetrahydrofolate ligase: MSKKFLSDIEIAQQARMEVINNVCDKFGVPSQYVENYGKYKAKIDFKYLQNELKNEEDSKLILVTAINPTPAGEGKTTTTIGLGDALSKLGKKAAIALREPSLGPVFGVKGGAAGGGYAQVIPMEDINLHFTGDFHAIGAANNLLAAMLDNHIHQGNKLNIDTRKIVWRRAVDMNDRQLRNVIDGLGGKANGVPREDGFDITVASEVMAIFCLSNDILDLKDRLSKIVVAYNRDGEPVTAGQLNAHGAMAALLKEAIKPNIVQTLEGTPAFIHGGPFANIAHGCNSVIATKMASKIADYTITEAGFGADLGAEKFIDIKCRMTGLKPDAVVIVATVKALKYNGGVSKSDLGEENINALDKGLPNLLKHVENITQVFKLPAVVAINKFPTDTDAELNLIKSKCEELGVNVSISEVWAKGGEGGIDLANEILKLTENKSNMEYAYDLKLSIKDKIKSIANKLYGADDVEFTSKANKEIANFEKLGFDKLPICMAKNQYSLTDDAKVLGRPTGFNITIRDLTISAGAGFIVALTGDVMKMPGLPKVPAAEKIDVDVDGKITGLF, encoded by the coding sequence ATGTCAAAAAAATTCTTAAGCGACATCGAAATCGCTCAACAAGCACGTATGGAAGTAATTAATAATGTATGCGATAAATTTGGTGTGCCTAGTCAATATGTAGAGAATTACGGTAAGTACAAGGCAAAAATCGACTTTAAATATTTACAGAATGAATTAAAAAATGAAGAAGACTCTAAATTAATTCTTGTTACTGCAATTAATCCTACTCCTGCTGGTGAAGGCAAGACAACAACTACAATAGGATTAGGAGATGCATTATCAAAATTGGGTAAAAAAGCAGCAATAGCTTTGAGAGAACCGTCTTTAGGACCTGTATTTGGGGTTAAGGGTGGAGCTGCAGGAGGTGGTTATGCCCAAGTTATACCAATGGAAGATATAAATCTTCACTTTACTGGAGACTTCCATGCTATAGGTGCAGCAAACAATTTATTAGCAGCAATGCTAGATAATCATATTCATCAAGGTAACAAGCTAAATATTGATACTAGAAAAATAGTATGGCGAAGAGCAGTTGATATGAATGATAGACAGTTAAGAAATGTTATTGATGGTCTTGGTGGAAAAGCTAATGGAGTACCTAGAGAAGATGGTTTTGACATAACTGTTGCTTCAGAAGTAATGGCCATATTCTGTCTTTCAAACGATATATTAGATTTAAAGGACAGATTATCAAAGATTGTTGTTGCATATAACAGAGATGGTGAACCTGTAACTGCTGGACAGTTAAATGCTCATGGCGCAATGGCTGCTTTGTTGAAGGAAGCTATTAAACCAAATATTGTACAGACTTTAGAAGGAACGCCAGCATTCATTCATGGTGGACCTTTTGCAAATATCGCCCATGGATGTAATAGTGTTATAGCAACTAAGATGGCTAGTAAAATAGCAGATTACACTATTACTGAAGCAGGTTTTGGAGCAGATTTAGGAGCTGAAAAGTTTATTGATATAAAATGCCGTATGACAGGTTTAAAGCCAGATGCTGTAGTTATTGTAGCAACTGTAAAAGCATTAAAGTATAATGGTGGTGTTTCTAAATCAGACTTAGGAGAAGAAAATATTAATGCACTTGATAAAGGATTACCAAATCTTTTGAAACATGTTGAAAACATAACTCAGGTATTTAAATTACCTGCAGTTGTAGCTATAAACAAATTTCCAACAGATACAGATGCTGAGTTAAATTTAATAAAAAGTAAATGTGAAGAATTAGGCGTTAATGTATCTATTTCTGAAGTTTGGGCAAAAGGTGGAGAAGGTGGAATCGACCTTGCAAATGAAATATTGAAACTTACTGAAAATAAAAGCAACATGGAATATGCATATGATTTAAAATTATCTATTAAAGATAAAATTAAATCAATTGCTAATAAACTTTATGGTGCAGATGATGTAGAATTTACATCGAAAGCTAATAAAGAAATTGCTAATTTTGAAAAATTAGGTTTTGATAAATTACCTATATGTATGGCTAAAAATCAATATTCATTAACAGATGATGCAAAAGTTTTGGGAAGACCTACAGGATTTAATATAACAATTAGAGATTTAACAATTTCTGCTGGCGCAGGATTTATTGTAGCTTTAACAGGAGATGTAATGAAAATGCCTGGTTTGCCTAAAGTACCTGCTGCAGAAAAAATTGATGTAGATGTTGATGGAAAAATAACAGGATTATTCTAA
- a CDS encoding formate/nitrite transporter family protein, with translation MSNICLTPKETTEALINSSLNKTSMSIRKKLLLSIMAGVFISLGAQGFMTAYDNTFLRAAIFPIGLMLIVIVGGELFTGDCLMTFGLVHKQIKVKDYLQTMVLVYLGNFIGSLIIVYLIYNGGVYSNQSLINAIIALSKAKISMPFVEALTKGILCNILVTLGVWFATSAKDTSGKILGCWFPILLFVLCGYEHCIANMFFLPMGAIFDSSISWVNILINNLLPVTIGNFIGGGIIIPLIYYKVYY, from the coding sequence ATGAGTAATATTTGTTTAACACCTAAAGAAACTACTGAAGCTCTTATCAATTCTTCATTAAATAAAACTTCCATGTCTATAAGAAAAAAACTATTATTGAGTATTATGGCAGGAGTTTTTATATCTCTTGGCGCTCAAGGTTTTATGACTGCATATGATAACACCTTCCTCAGAGCAGCGATTTTCCCAATAGGTTTAATGCTTATTGTAATCGTAGGTGGAGAATTATTTACTGGAGATTGTTTAATGACATTTGGTCTTGTACATAAACAAATTAAAGTTAAAGATTATTTGCAAACTATGGTACTTGTTTATTTAGGTAACTTCATAGGTTCATTAATTATAGTTTATCTTATCTATAATGGAGGGGTTTATAGTAATCAATCATTAATAAATGCTATTATTGCTTTATCAAAAGCCAAAATTTCTATGCCATTTGTTGAAGCATTAACTAAAGGAATACTATGTAACATACTTGTTACATTAGGAGTTTGGTTTGCAACATCAGCAAAAGATACCTCTGGTAAAATTTTAGGTTGCTGGTTTCCAATATTACTATTTGTTTTATGTGGTTATGAACATTGTATTGCAAATATGTTTTTTCTACCAATGGGCGCAATTTTTGATTCTTCTATATCTTGGGTAAATATTTTAATAAATAATTTATTACCCGTTACTATAGGAAATTTCATTGGAGGCGGAATAATTATACCCCTAATTTACTATAAAGTATATTATTAA
- a CDS encoding AAA family ATPase, with protein sequence MNTIIVNLLGSPIVKLNDEEVYFPYKKAEGLFYYVCINKKITREEAINIFWADNDEKTARKNLRDAIYKIKKTLCDNLFSSISKSIIEFNNKVNIIIDTDDITLSNILNKYNGDFLDNFTIKNCYEFESWMLEKKNDFKNIYIKAISEKVNELVNMGDFKSIQKYSNILISNDPFNEKTYRYLMKIYALSGDYNKAVKLYYDLTDTLKNELDIEPEIHTKKMFEEILKLKDSSVFSKNSQSYFYGRYNELYRINNNLNNFYNNYGSSMLISGEAGIGKTALLNKIIFSIDKTKNIILKSTCYNAEEDFFLKPWHNIFKILGNYVKDNKIYINPAQEQVISYVFPSFNKKLSSKSVDNIEQIDTTRYELAVEAIFQLFEKLLEKKKIIIFFDDIQWMDKMSKILLLNIITHFKNNNIILIGAYRDDYENNLSKFITPLLNRDLIIKIMLKRFSFDDVKNIVSDYLPHMESNSDFLSNIYNDTEGNALFLIELLKVIQEKGYTKELSSKATNIIKSRIVDLTKNEKLVLNNISLFFDKVSIDFLKMLLPYDELQIFDIIESLQEKNLVREIITEKEIFYSFTHQKIREYIYDNQSVGKKQILHEKIALYFEERFKSSGNKHLYTNLIYHFNKCGNKFKYLKYKVENLTNFYTIYHETYPVFTSDSSNATEFNSIFNVEKNLLEISNELNTLNQNDTEYFKIKMEITYLSGRYYITKGEYEKGLKNIDSSMRIAEKLDNNIYLLSNYKQMIFYSIQINNIPVMFKYINKSLNLLEKNDNIEERGIILRLKGLYYIKIKKYDEATNLLHESINIFSSLNNINNKYNLSISACYNYLGQMNKDLKRYDSALDYFKKSIDLCTENGILKGMEIFYSNAGQILYEKGKYDEAEIYINKSIELFNKFGAIWGRDMAECYSALINIKKNNLIEAKKHFDIAYELSQKLNNPKSMRLVNNVKKKLN encoded by the coding sequence ATGAATACTATAATTGTTAATTTACTTGGTTCTCCGATAGTAAAATTAAATGATGAAGAAGTATATTTCCCTTACAAAAAAGCAGAGGGCTTATTTTATTATGTTTGCATTAATAAAAAAATCACTAGAGAAGAAGCTATAAATATTTTTTGGGCAGATAATGATGAAAAAACTGCTAGGAAAAATTTAAGAGATGCTATTTATAAAATTAAAAAAACACTTTGCGACAATTTATTTTCATCTATATCAAAATCTATTATAGAATTTAATAATAAAGTTAATATAATTATTGACACTGATGATATAACACTTTCTAACATTCTTAATAAATATAACGGCGATTTCTTAGATAATTTTACTATTAAAAATTGCTATGAATTTGAAAGTTGGATGTTGGAAAAGAAAAATGATTTCAAAAACATCTATATTAAAGCTATATCTGAAAAGGTCAATGAACTCGTAAATATGGGAGATTTTAAAAGTATCCAAAAGTATAGCAATATATTAATAAGTAATGACCCTTTCAACGAGAAAACATATAGATATTTAATGAAAATTTACGCATTATCCGGAGATTACAATAAAGCTGTAAAACTATATTATGATTTAACTGATACCTTGAAAAATGAATTAGATATAGAACCAGAAATACATACAAAAAAAATGTTTGAAGAAATATTAAAATTAAAAGACTCATCTGTATTTTCAAAAAATTCACAATCTTATTTTTATGGTAGATATAATGAACTTTATAGAATAAACAATAACTTAAATAATTTTTACAATAATTACGGCTCTTCCATGTTAATATCAGGCGAAGCTGGCATTGGTAAAACGGCATTATTAAACAAAATAATATTTTCAATTGATAAAACTAAAAATATTATATTAAAATCTACTTGTTATAACGCTGAAGAAGACTTTTTCCTTAAACCTTGGCATAATATATTTAAAATTCTTGGAAACTATGTAAAAGATAATAAAATTTATATTAATCCCGCTCAAGAGCAAGTTATAAGTTATGTATTTCCTTCGTTTAATAAAAAACTAAGCAGTAAAAGCGTTGATAATATTGAACAAATTGACACTACAAGATACGAATTAGCTGTTGAAGCAATTTTTCAGTTATTTGAAAAACTATTGGAAAAGAAAAAAATTATAATCTTTTTTGATGATATACAATGGATGGATAAAATGAGTAAAATTCTGTTACTAAATATAATTACTCATTTTAAAAATAACAATATTATTTTAATTGGTGCATATAGAGATGATTATGAAAACAATTTATCTAAATTTATTACACCCTTACTTAATCGAGATTTGATTATAAAAATAATGTTGAAAAGATTCTCTTTTGATGATGTTAAAAATATTGTTTCTGATTACCTCCCTCATATGGAATCTAACAGCGATTTTTTAAGTAATATATATAATGATACTGAAGGTAATGCATTATTTTTAATTGAACTTTTAAAAGTTATACAAGAAAAGGGTTATACTAAAGAGTTATCATCTAAAGCTACTAATATTATTAAAAGCAGAATTGTAGATTTAACAAAAAATGAAAAATTAGTTTTAAATAATATATCTTTATTTTTTGATAAGGTCAGTATTGACTTTCTTAAAATGCTACTTCCTTATGATGAATTGCAAATTTTCGATATTATCGAATCCTTACAAGAAAAAAATTTAGTAAGAGAAATAATCACAGAAAAAGAGATTTTTTATAGCTTTACTCATCAAAAAATAAGAGAATATATTTATGATAATCAATCTGTAGGTAAAAAACAAATATTACATGAAAAAATAGCACTTTATTTTGAAGAACGTTTCAAATCTTCAGGTAATAAACATTTATATACTAATTTAATATACCATTTTAATAAATGTGGTAATAAATTTAAATACCTAAAATACAAAGTAGAAAACTTAACAAATTTTTATACAATATATCATGAAACATACCCTGTCTTTACTTCAGATTCAAGTAACGCTACTGAGTTCAATAGTATATTTAATGTAGAAAAAAATCTTTTAGAAATATCAAATGAACTAAATACTCTGAATCAAAATGATACAGAATATTTCAAAATTAAAATGGAAATTACTTATTTATCTGGTAGGTATTATATAACAAAAGGAGAGTATGAAAAAGGACTTAAAAATATTGATAGCAGTATGCGAATAGCTGAAAAACTTGATAATAATATTTATTTGTTAAGCAATTATAAACAAATGATTTTTTATAGTATACAGATAAACAATATTCCAGTAATGTTTAAATATATTAACAAAAGTCTTAATTTGTTAGAAAAAAATGATAATATCGAAGAAAGAGGTATAATTCTAAGATTAAAAGGCCTATATTATATTAAAATCAAAAAATATGATGAAGCAACTAATCTTTTACATGAGTCAATAAATATATTCTCAAGTTTAAATAACATAAATAATAAATATAATTTAAGTATTTCTGCATGCTATAATTATCTTGGTCAAATGAATAAGGACTTAAAAAGATATGATTCTGCATTAGATTACTTTAAGAAATCTATAGATTTGTGTACTGAAAATGGAATTTTAAAAGGAATGGAAATCTTCTATTCTAATGCAGGACAAATTTTATATGAAAAGGGAAAATATGATGAAGCAGAGATATATATAAATAAATCAATTGAATTATTTAATAAATTTGGAGCCATTTGGGGTAGAGATATGGCAGAGTGTTACTCTGCATTAATTAATATTAAGAAAAATAATTTAATAGAGGCAAAAAAACACTTTGACATTGCTTACGAGCTATCTCAAAAACTAAATAATCCTAAATCAATGCGCTTAGTAAACAACGTAAAAAAGAAATTGAACTAA
- a CDS encoding TVP38/TMEM64 family protein, which translates to MDYMDFTDFTNLILKYVEQGGPLLGIAFPIIEAFLPFLPLVAFVIINVSVFGFFAGYIYSWIGNCLGSFFLFLFLRKVGGKRIEKRINKSKYKGTLEKIKRKNFTVLFFFYCFPFTPSFLISGAAALTNMSTRLFLITLLPGKFVMLLSLAFIGQNVRSFFYNPIKSITFIIIIIIINVISKFVLEKYEKYHRNS; encoded by the coding sequence ATGGACTATATGGATTTTACGGATTTTACAAATTTAATTTTAAAATATGTTGAGCAAGGTGGTCCTTTATTAGGGATTGCCTTTCCTATAATAGAAGCATTTTTACCATTTTTGCCATTAGTAGCATTTGTTATAATTAATGTTAGTGTTTTTGGATTTTTTGCAGGATATATTTACTCTTGGATTGGTAATTGTTTAGGCTCATTTTTCTTATTTTTATTTCTTAGAAAAGTAGGAGGAAAAAGAATTGAGAAAAGAATTAATAAAAGTAAATATAAAGGTACTTTAGAAAAAATAAAAAGAAAAAATTTTACTGTGCTTTTTTTCTTTTATTGTTTTCCTTTTACTCCTTCTTTTTTAATAAGTGGAGCGGCTGCATTGACTAATATGAGTACTAGATTGTTTTTAATAACATTATTACCTGGAAAGTTTGTTATGTTGTTGTCCCTAGCATTTATTGGACAAAATGTAAGATCATTTTTTTATAACCCAATAAAGTCAATCACATTTATAATAATTATAATTATTATAAATGTGATTAGTAAATTTGTTCTTGAAAAATATGAAAAATATCATAGAAATAGTTAG
- a CDS encoding 2'-5' RNA ligase family protein gives MKYFIGIQIPLKYKTKIEMLRAECRFFTTEPHITLIPPPALPDDDIFINKVIDICNKTKPFQIELNKLGQFGNRVLFVNVNSPNLIDLHESIYKGLNIQKENREFIPHLTIAKQRPKKHIDINAINERAGKVLSPYLNFKLKSIVVYYQPKERSIYIPYMQIPFNF, from the coding sequence ATGAAATATTTCATCGGTATTCAAATTCCGCTAAAATACAAAACTAAAATTGAAATGTTACGTGCAGAATGTAGATTTTTTACGACTGAACCTCATATAACATTAATTCCACCACCTGCATTGCCAGATGATGACATATTTATTAATAAGGTTATCGATATCTGTAATAAAACTAAACCCTTCCAAATTGAACTAAATAAACTAGGACAATTTGGAAATAGGGTTTTATTTGTTAACGTTAATTCTCCTAATCTCATAGACTTACATGAAAGCATTTATAAAGGATTGAATATTCAAAAAGAAAATAGAGAATTTATACCGCATTTAACTATTGCAAAACAACGTCCGAAAAAACATATAGATATTAATGCAATTAATGAAAGGGCAGGAAAAGTATTATCTCCCTATCTTAATTTTAAATTGAAATCAATAGTTGTCTATTATCAGCCAAAAGAAAGATCCATCTACATACCATATATGCAAATACCTTTTAATTTTTAA
- the glmM gene encoding phosphoglucosamine mutase, whose amino-acid sequence MGKLFGTDGVRGIANKDLSADLAYKLGRIGGYFLTKGKRRPKMVVGMDTRISGDMLEGALSAGLNAAGIDVLYLGILPTPAVACMIRILDADGGVMISASHNPVEYNGIKFFNEDGFKLTDETENSIEEYILNDLDIDYIPTAGEVGRKIKIENPVRKYMDYLKETIDVDFKGLKVAVDCGNGAVYKAAPELLYELGAQVYVMHNDPNGININVNCGSTNTKEIQKLVLETGADVGLSFDGDADRLIAADENGNIVDGDHILAICGIHLKEKGQLKNNAIVGTVMTNMGLDLCLKEKNIDIVKTKVGDRYVLEEMLKNQHPLGGEQSGHIIFLDHNTTGDGLLTAIQILSIVKEKNTKLSKLSSVMKDMPQILVNASVVEEKKNEYLYDEVIKNKIENIENHFHGTGRVLIRPSGTEPLVRVMIEGQNQEEIERYANELAELLEERLK is encoded by the coding sequence ATGGGAAAATTATTTGGTACAGATGGAGTTAGAGGTATTGCGAACAAGGATTTATCAGCAGATTTAGCATATAAATTAGGTCGGATTGGAGGATATTTTCTTACAAAAGGAAAAAGAAGACCCAAAATGGTGGTAGGAATGGATACACGAATATCTGGAGATATGCTTGAAGGGGCATTGTCAGCTGGTTTAAATGCAGCTGGAATTGATGTATTGTATCTTGGGATTTTACCAACTCCTGCTGTAGCGTGTATGATAAGGATATTAGATGCTGATGGCGGGGTTATGATATCTGCATCTCATAATCCTGTAGAATATAATGGTATTAAGTTTTTTAATGAAGATGGATTTAAATTAACAGATGAAACTGAAAATTCAATAGAAGAATATATATTAAATGATTTAGATATAGATTATATACCAACTGCTGGAGAAGTAGGCAGAAAAATAAAAATTGAAAATCCTGTTAGAAAATATATGGATTATTTAAAAGAAACTATTGATGTAGATTTTAAAGGACTTAAAGTAGCTGTTGATTGTGGGAATGGTGCTGTTTATAAGGCTGCTCCAGAACTTTTATATGAACTAGGTGCTCAAGTATATGTAATGCATAATGATCCAAATGGTATTAATATTAATGTAAATTGTGGGTCAACAAACACTAAGGAAATACAGAAACTAGTACTGGAAACAGGAGCAGATGTAGGATTATCTTTTGATGGCGATGCTGATAGATTAATAGCAGCTGATGAAAACGGAAATATTGTAGATGGGGATCATATTCTTGCCATTTGCGGTATTCATTTAAAAGAAAAAGGACAATTGAAAAATAACGCTATTGTTGGTACAGTTATGACTAATATGGGACTTGACTTATGTTTGAAAGAGAAAAATATTGATATAGTTAAAACGAAAGTTGGAGATAGATATGTTCTTGAAGAAATGTTAAAAAACCAGCATCCCTTAGGTGGAGAACAATCTGGTCATATAATTTTTTTAGATCATAATACTACTGGAGATGGATTATTAACAGCAATTCAGATATTAAGTATTGTTAAGGAAAAAAATACAAAACTTTCAAAACTTTCATCAGTTATGAAGGATATGCCACAAATTCTTGTTAACGCTTCAGTAGTTGAGGAAAAGAAAAATGAATATTTATATGATGAAGTTATTAAGAATAAAATTGAAAATATAGAAAATCATTTTCATGGAACTGGTAGGGTTTTAATAAGACCATCAGGAACAGAACCCCTAGTTCGGGTAATGATAGAAGGTCAAAATCAAGAAGAAATAGAACGTTATGCAAATGAACTGGCAGAATTATTAGAAGAAAGATTAAAATAG
- the metA gene encoding homoserine O-acetyltransferase MetA codes for MPVIIPTELPAYDIMKNENIFVMNKNRAEGQDIRPLEIALVNLMPTKIETETQFVRLLSNSPIQINVEFVHTVTHKARNISESHMNNFYKNIKEIKYNKYDAMIITGAPVELMEYEEVDYWEEIKEILDFSLTNVTSTMYICWGAQAALYHFYKLQKKMLNAKIFGVFEHEKKHETCMLLNGFDDIFYVPHSRHTEVTKEDIKSVSELAILAESKDAGVHIATTDDYSKIFVMGHSEYDSLTLKNEYDRDVSQGKSINIPINYYPGNDPTKSPYVKWRSHANLLFKNWINIIYQETPFDINEIGGHR; via the coding sequence ATGCCAGTTATAATACCAACAGAACTACCTGCTTACGATATAATGAAAAATGAGAATATTTTTGTCATGAATAAAAATAGAGCTGAAGGTCAGGATATTAGACCCTTAGAAATTGCTCTTGTAAATCTTATGCCAACGAAAATTGAGACAGAAACTCAATTTGTAAGACTTTTATCAAATTCCCCAATACAAATAAATGTTGAATTTGTTCATACCGTAACTCATAAAGCAAGGAACATTTCTGAGAGCCATATGAATAATTTTTATAAGAATATTAAGGAAATAAAATATAACAAATATGATGCTATGATAATTACTGGAGCGCCTGTTGAGTTAATGGAATATGAAGAAGTAGATTATTGGGAAGAAATAAAGGAAATATTGGATTTTTCTTTAACAAATGTAACTTCAACAATGTATATATGTTGGGGTGCACAAGCAGCTCTTTATCACTTTTATAAACTACAAAAAAAGATGCTTAATGCTAAAATATTTGGTGTATTTGAACATGAAAAAAAGCATGAAACTTGCATGCTTTTAAATGGTTTTGATGATATTTTTTATGTACCTCATTCTAGGCATACAGAGGTAACTAAAGAAGATATAAAATCAGTTAGTGAACTTGCTATATTAGCAGAATCTAAAGATGCTGGAGTTCATATTGCTACTACGGATGACTACAGTAAAATTTTTGTTATGGGCCATTCTGAATATGATTCATTAACTTTGAAAAATGAATATGATAGGGATGTTAGTCAAGGTAAATCAATTAATATACCTATTAATTATTACCCTGGAAATGATCCAACAAAATCTCCTTATGTAAAATGGAGGAGCCATGCTAATTTGCTTTTTAAAAATTGGATTAACATTATTTACCAAGAAACACCATTTGATATAAACGAAATTGGAGGACATCGATAA
- a CDS encoding O-acetylhomoserine aminocarboxypropyltransferase/cysteine synthase family protein: MKSNFKNIESKLVQSLEEFEEGESRVYPLIQSTTYNYKDPDYVAGLFDLTETGHMYSRISNPTVAAFENKIAQLEGGVGAVAVSSGQAATTMAILTICNSGDHIVAASTIYGGTFTLLASSLKNLGIETTFINPDNTEDEIIAACKENTKAIFAETIGNPGLNILDFSKFSKIAIKVGVPLIVDNTIATPYLCRPFEYGANIVVHSTTKYIDGQATAVGGVVVDGGNFDWNNGKFPNMVEPDQSYHGLSYFEKFKETAYITKARTHILRDFGSTMSAFNAFIYLRGLETLHIRMDRHSENALKIAEFLENHENVLWVNYPKLKSSSYFELGNKYLPKGGSGIILFGVKGGAEGGRQFTKKLKWINSVVHLGDVRTCVLHPGSTTHRQLSEEEQIAAGVMPEAIRLNVGIENIDDIIADLEQALK; encoded by the coding sequence ATGAAAAGTAATTTTAAAAACATTGAATCTAAATTAGTGCAATCTTTAGAAGAATTTGAAGAAGGGGAATCTAGAGTATATCCATTAATCCAAAGTACTACTTATAATTATAAAGATCCAGATTATGTTGCTGGTTTATTTGATTTAACTGAAACTGGACATATGTATTCAAGAATTAGCAACCCAACTGTAGCTGCTTTTGAGAATAAAATAGCTCAATTGGAAGGGGGTGTTGGAGCTGTAGCTGTTTCTTCTGGGCAGGCTGCTACAACGATGGCTATATTAACTATTTGTAACTCCGGTGATCATATAGTTGCTGCTTCTACAATATATGGAGGAACTTTTACATTACTAGCTTCAAGTTTGAAGAATTTAGGTATTGAAACAACTTTTATAAATCCAGATAATACAGAGGATGAAATAATAGCTGCATGTAAGGAGAATACAAAGGCAATTTTTGCAGAAACAATAGGAAATCCAGGGTTGAACATATTAGATTTTTCTAAATTTTCTAAAATAGCTATAAAAGTAGGTGTTCCTTTAATAGTTGATAATACAATAGCTACACCATATTTATGTAGGCCGTTTGAATATGGTGCTAATATAGTTGTACATTCGACTACAAAATATATTGATGGTCAAGCTACAGCAGTTGGTGGAGTAGTAGTTGATGGAGGAAATTTCGATTGGAATAATGGAAAGTTTCCAAATATGGTTGAACCTGATCAAAGCTATCATGGACTAAGTTATTTTGAGAAATTTAAGGAAACTGCTTATATAACTAAGGCTAGAACCCATATATTAAGAGATTTTGGTTCTACTATGAGTGCGTTTAATGCTTTTATATATTTGAGAGGACTTGAAACTCTTCATATCAGAATGGATAGACATAGTGAAAATGCATTAAAGATAGCTGAGTTTTTAGAAAATCATGAAAATGTTCTATGGGTTAATTATCCAAAGTTAAAAAGTAGTTCTTATTTTGAATTAGGAAATAAATATCTTCCAAAGGGTGGAAGTGGAATAATCTTGTTTGGAGTCAAAGGTGGAGCTGAAGGTGGAAGACAGTTTACTAAAAAGTTGAAATGGATAAATAGTGTAGTTCATTTAGGGGATGTTAGAACATGTGTACTTCATCCTGGTAGTACAACACATAGACAGCTGTCTGAAGAAGAACAAATAGCAGCAGGAGTTATGCCTGAAGCAATAAGATTAAATGTAGGAATTGAAAATATAGATGACATTATAGCGGATTTAGAACAAGCGCTTAAATAA
- a CDS encoding helix-turn-helix domain-containing protein translates to MNYNERIRQIRIKNKLTAKEFSKIFGISESTVSLYESGKRKPGIELIIKISKYFDVSTDFILGVTDLPKSLSQEFELDYKKYLEYVIFELDNNNIIYFGKEEMNEHTRRILINSLLNIYDTLLLLCKSNY, encoded by the coding sequence ATGAATTATAATGAGAGGATTCGTCAAATACGTATTAAAAACAAACTCACCGCAAAAGAATTTAGTAAAATCTTTGGCATTTCAGAATCAACAGTTTCACTATATGAAAGTGGCAAAAGAAAACCAGGAATTGAATTAATAATTAAAATATCCAAATATTTTGATGTTTCAACGGATTTTATTTTAGGTGTAACTGACCTCCCGAAAAGCTTATCCCAAGAATTTGAATTAGATTATAAAAAGTATTTAGAATACGTTATTTTTGAGTTAGATAATAATAACATTATTTACTTTGGAAAAGAAGAAATGAATGAACATACAAGGAGAATTTTAATAAATTCTCTTTTAAACATTTATGATACTTTACTTTTATTATGTAAGAGCAATTATTAA